In Rutidosis leptorrhynchoides isolate AG116_Rl617_1_P2 chromosome 6, CSIRO_AGI_Rlap_v1, whole genome shotgun sequence, the DNA window cccataccccacaagtaaataaatcatatacatacatatatatatatatatatatatatatatatatatatatatatatatatatatatatatatatatatatatatatatatatatatatatatatatatatatatatatatatttccactcaccttaacgatttggtgacgattttatacttccgaatacttcaaagccgagtacctaatacaataagtactcaatcaacacacacacTAGTTGGACTAATCACCAACAacttactcatgtgcatttaatgacttaaatgcattaaatgccccatttacatCAAAACCGaccatttaaggtcaacacacccatttcgggtcatccactagccCACATAATACCCATTCATtttattaactaggtgtgctagtaattaactaaccaattatgactcataaactcatttatcatttcaaaaccataggttagcaattcttgagtcctcatgactcgatcttacccaagaacacccaaaatcaccaaatatgggttttatgttcttcactaacccaaaccttaacccttaacaaattaaaatagggaaattaaggttagaacataccaccacaaccaaaatgtAGCAAAAGACTAGATGAACaattttaatacttgagctttaacctggatcaagcttcttcctccttgattcaagctttctctctcaagaacactcttctctctctagaatttgattTGGGGTTGAAGATTAGGTTGGTGTAGTGTTGAATGTGTTTTCAACCACCACACAACTGGCCTTTACAGCCCCAACTCGTCCTCATGTTAAAAGACaacaatacccttcatttaactttTAATTTAAAAAGCAGAATGCTGGCCCAGGTGCAGTGCGCCACGTGCACAACTAATAGTGCGTGGCGCGCACTAGTGGTCTGAACGGCTTCTAACCCAGTTTGATTACACACCGCAGCCCACACTTAACGTACACTATTTACACCACTGTACAattattattcgggtcttacaagaaaatagctcacaagtaaacttatagctaagcttacaatcactcatagttcttcaataggtcacaccaaccttacttagaTCAAATTTGTCTTTacattggacaagtattaatttccaatgaaaattaatcaacttcctagatccctttaaggaagttgaatcattaagtaaGATAGATGTTTCCTATCACAAGAACCATTTAACTTCCTTAACCCCCCCAAGGAAGTAtctcataaattaaacttaaagatacaaatgataagcataaagtttacattacaattctacttagtgtaaatagaatctctctttctctcttataatctctccataaatttgtgcttgaggcttgggagattagttgatatgactttgaaagtatgTTGTAAAGAGGTAATCTTCATATGTCTTCAAACCTTGTTTAAATAGGAAATAGAGATGCAAGGTATTGGCACATAAAACCGTTGAAGCATCTAGTCAAAAGTTCCAAGATACTTGCAATAGTCTTATAAGCATTCATCAAATAAGGATAGTATCTTTTTCTTGGTTTACCATTTTCATAATCTTGCTTATCCAAAAGAGGTAATTATGCATGTGTTACTTGACAAATAGCAACCTTCCAAAATTATTCTTGTAAGACTTATATGCATGTGTCACCATCTAATCTTGTGGCAAACCATAATACTCCAAACTTCATATCCCAAGTCTTCAATAATTTGTCAATGCATGGATGGAAGTATCAAGCTTCATTGGTTGCTTGCAAATAAGAAAATTATCTTCTCTTGAGACTTTTGTCATTGATTCTAAAAGAAGTAAATGCTGAATTTTACTCCATGACAATTAGAATTCATCCAAACTTCATAACCCATGACTTTAACCAtttgtcttttctttgatggaaaTATCTAGTTCTTTAGAACCTTGTTGCACcttaattgaactagtttgaatctagttgaaaCTTAATTGATTCTTGTTACAACATTGACTAGCTTGGATTAATTACACTCATATACACACAAATGGTACTTAAAAGTAAtaggagagcacctctttaattgggactttaatgaccattattagtatgtttaaatgtcaCTATATAATAAGATAAAAAGATATACCACTTATGTGTTTAATCTTATTTTGAGTTgaattgtcattaaggtgtcattaggtgtgattaatcaagattaacatcttttggttcaaaactcttttgaaaacaaagaaggcaactattctaagtatatttagaaaggttttgtaaattatagatgtctTGAAGTGGTCTAAATCAAAGTGAATGGATTTGGTAACAGGAAGAACTGCGGTCGATCCATGGTCAGCCGTGAGGTCGGCCGTGGATCATATTTTCAAAAATCGTTTAAAAATGTTTGTGCAGGGCATCCACGGTCAggcctacggtcgaccgtggatcgGCCGTGTTTTATTATTACCAATTTTATTATTGtgaattggtcttttgctagagatagtgtaggcttgtgaacttgtgttgttctatacgttgtttaagcacacaagacttggtgtcatcatcaaaacaaagtggttaacatttgaatattaatattggatcactaaccaacaaaAACAACCCAAACAAAACAAAATAAACAAATTAAGAAGGCTTTCGACCGTTCCTCTCATCCGACCTATTTGTAAACCCGTCAATTGTGTCGATATGAAACCCTTTCCCACTTCGAGAGTGGAAGGTATACAAAGTTACCTTGGAAGAAGAACAACCAATACGAAACCCGGGTACCCAACGCTTGATCTGCAAACTCATTAAAAAAACCATTATACTCCCTAACTGAAGAGCTCACAACATTAAAATTCATGAACATCTTTTGTAAAACAATCTATATCATCGGTGTTATCTTTTAGAGATGAGTTTTTTTTTTCAATGAAAACATCTTTCTCCTTTTTTCTATACTCCTTTTTAATGATCCCAAGCTACGCCTTAGGTGTCTGTTTAGTACATACCAAGATTTGCAAAAACCGACAATAGAAGGCACCACACAATTACAATAAAACTAACTTCATCCAACCAAAATTGGTAATGATCTATCTTTCACGTTATCTTCTAACCGAGTACCCGAACACTCAACCTTCTTCCTCTTCTTATCCTTCATTAAACTAACCCATAAGGCTTGTTTAAGCATACCATAAATATTTTAATTTCTTATTTAGATTTCACAGCTGCCATAAGTAAATATTTATACAAAATTTTAATAAGAGAATTCGGtattaaaaatgaataatgaactaTAGAATTGGAAATAAGGgagtattaagtttataaatttaaatatattaacttGCACCGTAAGGTAGCTAGATCCAGTTAGCTTTTTGTGAAAAAAGTTTGATCGTCTTTAACTACATAAAAGTAGTGCAGAGAACTAGTCAATATACTGCCACCCAACGAGGATGATTTTCCGAATCCATTGCTGATTTTCACCATGATCGATTAGGTGAAACGGTTACTCTATAAATGGAAGCTTGATAAGTATTATCACATAGCCCTAAGGGCTACGTTTATCATTGTCCTTAATAAATTAAAGTTTTTTTATTGACGATTTGCCGTTAAAATGCTTAAATTAATTGTACATAGCGATTAATTTTGTGGTGGTGATTAATTTGTTCAAACTTTAGTAACATTAATTAAATGTGCTTGTTGAGTTTTCTATACCTTATAAATTAAGagtattatgaattatgaatatggTTAAAGCTATAAACATGTCATATACTTTCACTTTTAATCTATTGTAGACTATATATTCCGTAACATACCAGTGTATGCCATAAACTTTTAAAATCGTGCGTTAATGTAAACAAAAAACTATTTTAACCGGAACAAAAACATGTGCTGACGTGTCATCGTATATGTTGCTGACTTGTCATTACACGTAGGAGCGGGTTTTTCTATATTTATTCCCCTTTTTTATAACCTTGTGTTCTAGCTCATGTGGTGATGGCATGTCTCTCTTAGCGAAAGTTCAGAAGTTCGACTTCCGTGGAGTgcagcattgcacacaaggttgtccATCAACCCTTGAATTCTACCTAATGGTGCCTTCTGCATATCGCGTTGTGAGGGCAGTAGATGAATAGCCTAAAATGAAATAAAAGTGAAAGTCTATATTACCTTAAGTAgcggaacaaaaaaaaaaaaaatactaaatgaTTATAAAATTTGAGGCATgattatgtaaatataaatatacaatatTAATCACGGTTTTAAGAGTAACTAGATTCAGAAAAGGATAATGATCTATACACAATTAATTTTTAGTCATACACAATCAAACTTGTTTTACAGTATTGTATAGTACAATATCATAAAGCATATTGGTTGTGTATTTCTACAAATTGATTATGTACGAATCACTCCCCCTCATAAAATCCggataaaatataaactatttaagTGGTGTTCTTTAGGGGTGTGCATGGTTCGGGTAGAACCGAAAAAAATCGAGAATCGAAGAGGAGACGACCCAAAACTGAAACACTCGAAGTTGTCTGGTCCGATACTTGGTCCACAATTTTCTAAAGTTTCGGGTTTCGGTCCGAACCGGGCCAACCCCGAAAAAACCAAGTTTTTGAACCAAACCGGATGATGTATATATTTGTGTGATATTCATGGGAGATTAACATTCTTGTTCTATTATTTTTATTTGACCAGCAAATTGATATTTTTttattaagaaaactttcctagcAAGGAGCTAGAAAGGAAAATACATCATTTACAACGGCTTATGAGCCAATCGTCTCAACGAGTACATAATTTTTCTCTATTACACAACCAAATAAAGGAAAAATGGCGGATGGAATCAAACAATGTATCCTTTTTCAACGAACGGGAACCGAACAAGATGTTGTTGTGATATCTCCAATTGTGCCAATGGAACGATGCCATGATCACATAAAGCTTGCTCTTTAAAGTTGAAGAAGCTTGCCACGTATCAAACCAATTGATCCATTCTGACCATGAAGCGTAGTCTTGCAAATCATCTAAATCAACCCAACGTTTTAATTTCCTCCACAACACGGTAGCAACCGAACACCCAAAGAGTACATGATCAAGGGGTTCAACATTATAGTCACATACCACACATCCAATGTCAACAATCTCCATGTCCCTAACCGAAAAATTTAACCGCGTTGGAAGTCTATTTCTTGCTACTCTCCAAATGAAAACATTGAATTTTCGGGGTAATAGTTTATGCCATCTCGTACCAATGTCCGAAGAAGGGAAAATAACATCGTCAATATAAGCCATTGTACTATAAACATTGAGCACCCCATCCTCGTCAATGATCCATTCCCAGGAGTCAGATTCTAGCGTTAACTTTGGGGAACCCACCTCCAAACTTGTAGCGAAGCCAAATTACGAGAGCCAATATCTATCCGCCGCCAATCCCAACTCTAAGTATCATTTTGACGTCTATATGATAAGAAGCAATTCGGGTTCGATTCAAAATAAAACAATCTATTTTATTTGGAACACAACGCTCCATCACCTTTccaattgtcttttcaaaaatgaattgaCGAACCATCACCCACTTTATTAGCGACATATtcctacatatatacacatacatattatATTTATACATACACATTCAAATTATTTTAACCCCAAAAGTAAGGGGAAAGTAAGTAACTAAATAAACTCTTTTAATAACTCTaatcttaaataaataaaaaatcctAACGTTTAGCATGTATATAACTTATAGCTAAAGAAATTATAAACGGTACATGACACAAACTCTTAATTTGGTGATAAGGTCAATGGTCTAAtgatgtgtatatatacatgctaTCGTAGAATTACAATGGGAAAGGCAGGGAATTATATACTCAATATTTATAATTCAATTTGTGTTCTTATTGATCATCATCTTTGCTTCTAAGTTTTGCTTCAATACGATTAACTCCAAGGTTAATATGTATCTTTAAATGGGTATTTACCCGATTTGCTTGGGCCGAAGTTAGAATCGGATCGAACCTAACCATGTATAAATGGTCCGGTCCTCGGTTCTTATTTTCATAGAAATTTGAGTTTCGGTCCGGTCCGGTCCGGGTGTTGTTTGGTTCGGCCCGATTATGAACCATGCACAACCTTAGTGTTCTTATGATAATTTTTTTCGAGTCGGTCGTTGTAAGCATGCTTTTTTTTTGCCATCAAATTAGTTTATTTGGTTAGATGAACTTAACAACGTTACtttaattaattgtattattattaaaagtgttaaaCACGATTAAGATAATTTTGTTATCTTGTTTTATATACCTTTCCAGGAGAATTCCGTAGGGATGAGCAGATTTCCCGATTTCTCGAAACCGAACCGGTACCGTACCAGTACCGGTACCGAAAATCGGTACCGATCGAGATTCGGTATCGGTTCAGGTCCTTGATTTTAAGCTAATTCGGTATCGGTATTTTTCGGTACGGTACCATTCGGTATCGGTATTTTTTGGTACGGTAcccaaaaaaatcgaaaaaaacatATTTAAACCGTATTAAATACATTTAAAAATCGAAAAAATGTAAATTCGGGATAAACGGTATAATACCGAAAATTACCGGTACCGAACCGGTACCGGTATTGGAAAAACGGTACGGTACCGGTATTCGAAATTGGGTAAATTCCGTACCAATGAATTGTTCTACAATAACATTTGACTAGGTGAACATGATTTGAATGTTCTTAAAACTCGCGAGTATATGCTTGGAACTTATTGTTGGCATGAACCACTGTCTTTGTGTCTGTTTTGTTGTGAGTTTTTTCTTGTTAGTTTATATTTATTGTCATCAAGAAAAAGGATACGAAACCGTCTCATTTTTGGATTTaggttatattatatatagataaagATATAGATCATTTAGAGTAAACTATTAAAATCGTTCTCTAGTTTCAAGTTTTCTTTACCGAGTCTCTAATTTCTTAAAGATATATGAATTGCCCATTTTAGAATCGTGTCTAATATCTACTCGCGGGTGGAGAATTTTTTTGCCTTGGTCTTGTGCTTTGCTTTTTCGAATTTTCTAGAGATTTCATTCCTAGAATTACTTATTCGTTGAGAAAATAACCCACGGGAAGGGTTGATTTGCGGATGAGGAATTAGCATACCAACTCGCTTTCATCCTTCCCGTTCGTGTTCGTAGgccttttttttaattttaaatttaattttaagaaGGGTTGCAAGCAAGGAGGTACTTCATTATTTCTAAATCGAATAAAAAATATATTCGATTTAGAAAGTAG includes these proteins:
- the LOC139855047 gene encoding uncharacterized protein, with protein sequence MAYIDDVIFPSSDIGTRWHKLLPRKFNVFIWRVARNRLPTRLNFSVRDMEIVDIGCVVCDYNVEPLDHVLFGCSVATVLWRKLKRWVDLDDLQDYASWSEWINWFDTWQASSTLKSKLYVIMASFHWHNWRYHNNILFGSPASWTSDSLPSSSNITDNIMVVVIPILNNSQA